CCAGACCCGACGCCGTCCCGCTCCTCGAGCAGGGCGGCGTCGCTCGTCCCGGGCCGCCTGACGTTGCTAGCGTCACCCCGTGCCAGAGACCGACACGACGTCCACCACCGCCCCGGGCGACGTCGCCGGGACGTCCACCGACCTGCCCGAGGTCGTCTGCCTGGGCGAGACCATGGTGCTGATCACCCCCGTCGACGCCGTGCCGCTGGACCAGGCCGAGGACTGCCGGATCGACGTCGGGGGTGCGGAGTCCACGGTGGCGCTGTACCTCACTGAGTCCGGGCGCCGCGCCGCCTGGGTCAGCCGTCTCGGGGACGACCCGCTCGGGCGGCGCGTGCTGCGCTACCTCGACCGGCTGGGGGTCGACACCCGCTGGGTCGCCACGACGAGCACCGCCCCCACCGGCGTCTACTTCAAGGACCCCGCGCCCGGGCGCACCGCCGTCCACTACTACCGGAAGGGCTCCGCCGCCTCGACCATGGGACCGGAGGTGCTGGACGACCTACCGCTGGACTCCGCCGCGGTGGTCCACGTCTCGGGCATCAACCCGGCTCTGTCCGACAGCGTCCGGGCGCTGGTGGAGGCCCTGGTCGTGCGGGTGGCCGGCACGTCGACCCTGCTGTCCTTCGACGTCAACTACCGCCCCGGGCTGTGGCCGGTCGAGGAGGCGGGACCGCTGCTGCTGGACCTG
The sequence above is a segment of the Auraticoccus monumenti genome. Coding sequences within it:
- a CDS encoding sugar kinase is translated as MPETDTTSTTAPGDVAGTSTDLPEVVCLGETMVLITPVDAVPLDQAEDCRIDVGGAESTVALYLTESGRRAAWVSRLGDDPLGRRVLRYLDRLGVDTRWVATTSTAPTGVYFKDPAPGRTAVHYYRKGSAASTMGPEVLDDLPLDSAAVVHVSGINPALSDSVRALVEALVVRVAGTSTLLSFDVNYRPGLWPVEEAGPLLLDLVRRADLALVGRDEAEVLWGTTTAESVAELVGPGPVLVVKDGDVGATEIDGDQITFAPATRVDVVEAVGAGDAFAAGYLDALLAGAEPAARLARGHALAVRALASTRDFAPLVRG